A genomic window from Luteolibacter sp. LG18 includes:
- a CDS encoding rhamnogalacturonan lyase B N-terminal domain-containing protein, which translates to MSSHTTRLAAGCLALAGVLAPDTASAAFGLTTTTSTYVVDTGGGLVFTVNRSNGGITSIVWNGTELNDTAKASSINSGVGSTGTTVAATVSGTNIIVSVATDSTNGVVAGMTHYYVVKSGVNNIYMATYSDNEPSNGEFRWITRLQGSLFPTAPAESDLRGNTGAIESSDVFGMSDGTSRSKYYGNQRAKDLSIRGVTGTSRGVFMAYGNRESASGGPFFRDIQNQTGTDAEVYNYMNSGHNQTEAWRTGVMHGPYALCFTTGATPAVPDMSFLSSLGLTGYVPSTGRGRVILNGLAGRDTAYTYTVGYSNATAQYWVTAAASNGACGCYNMKPGTYTMTVYKNELAVYTESVTVTAGNPTTLNTRTISGDPSAVTPIWRIGDWDGTPLEFLNGGNLNAMHPSDVRQSSWAAVTHVIGTNVASDYPAYQWKDINGTNTITFNLTAAQVAAHTVRVGLTAAYEGGRPKLTVNSWSSSNPSASSQPDSRSLTIGTYRGNNVTYTFSVPASAFVTGTNTIKINPISGSGATGYLSAGYSIDCIDFY; encoded by the coding sequence ATGTCCAGTCATACCACACGCCTCGCCGCCGGCTGTCTCGCGCTCGCCGGTGTCCTCGCGCCGGACACCGCCAGCGCCGCCTTCGGCCTGACGACCACCACCAGCACCTACGTCGTCGACACCGGCGGCGGCCTGGTCTTCACCGTGAACCGCTCGAATGGCGGCATCACCTCGATCGTCTGGAACGGCACCGAGCTCAATGACACCGCGAAGGCCTCCAGCATCAACTCCGGCGTCGGCAGCACCGGCACCACCGTGGCCGCCACCGTTTCCGGGACGAACATCATCGTCTCCGTCGCCACCGACAGCACCAATGGCGTGGTCGCCGGGATGACGCACTACTACGTGGTGAAGAGCGGCGTGAACAACATCTACATGGCCACCTACTCGGACAACGAGCCCTCGAACGGCGAGTTCCGCTGGATCACCCGCCTGCAGGGCAGCCTGTTCCCCACCGCCCCGGCCGAGTCCGACCTGCGCGGCAACACCGGCGCCATCGAGTCGTCCGACGTTTTCGGCATGTCCGATGGTACCAGCCGCAGCAAGTACTATGGAAACCAGCGGGCGAAAGATCTCTCGATCCGCGGCGTCACCGGCACCAGCCGCGGCGTGTTCATGGCCTATGGCAACCGCGAGAGCGCCAGCGGCGGCCCGTTCTTCCGCGACATCCAGAACCAGACCGGCACCGATGCCGAGGTCTACAACTACATGAACTCCGGCCACAACCAGACCGAGGCCTGGCGCACCGGCGTGATGCACGGCCCCTACGCGCTGTGTTTCACCACCGGGGCGACGCCCGCGGTGCCGGACATGAGCTTCCTGTCCTCGCTCGGCCTCACCGGCTACGTGCCCTCCACCGGCCGCGGCCGCGTGATCCTCAACGGGCTCGCCGGACGCGACACCGCCTACACCTACACCGTCGGCTACTCGAACGCCACGGCCCAGTATTGGGTGACCGCCGCCGCCTCGAACGGCGCGTGCGGTTGCTACAACATGAAGCCGGGCACCTACACGATGACGGTCTACAAGAACGAGCTCGCCGTCTACACGGAGAGCGTCACCGTCACCGCCGGGAACCCGACCACGCTGAACACCCGCACCATTTCCGGCGATCCCAGCGCGGTCACGCCGATCTGGCGCATCGGCGATTGGGACGGCACCCCGCTGGAGTTCCTCAATGGCGGGAACCTCAACGCCATGCACCCGTCCGATGTGCGGCAGTCATCGTGGGCGGCGGTCACGCACGTCATCGGGACGAACGTGGCGTCCGATTATCCGGCCTACCAGTGGAAGGACATCAACGGCACGAACACCATCACCTTCAACCTCACCGCCGCCCAGGTGGCCGCGCACACCGTGCGCGTCGGCCTCACCGCGGCGTATGAAGGCGGTCGTCCGAAGCTGACGGTGAACTCGTGGAGTTCCTCGAATCCCTCCGCCTCCAGCCAGCCGGACTCGCGCAGCCTCACCATCGGCACCTACCGCGGGAACAACGTGACCTACACCTTCAGCGTGCCCGCCAGCGCCTTCGTCACCGGTACGAACACGATCAAGATCAACCCGATCTCCGGCAGCGGCGCCACCGGCTACCTGAGCGCCGGTTACAGCATCGATTGCATCGACTTCTACTGA
- a CDS encoding autotransporter-associated beta strand repeat-containing protein: MKSQASPTAAPVRPGVTPLAAILALIVSPSVQAANISWNAGTGLAGSFTTGSNWVGGVVPGAADVAKIDNGGITLGASTVTIAAGDVIAVTTVDLCATNVNNNRPVISQSGGTLTTGTLLLGHAAYGGTKSPEYQLSGGTLGITTAWSFGDGTAIKFTATGGTVNYSGGAFIFGNNGVNHPITLSNNAAVNYTSSSQITFGGGTAAGSATLSMAGTSSFTANTVGTILMGNDGTRGNSITLADSATFSASAATFAMGQWNNGSATVPATAAGTITLGGTSYFNVGNLKTGGNNALNPQWGVVNLNGGTLEANTVQIGSSNAGADATHNVVNANGGIVKAKVASTNFFNGVFLNLLAGGLTFDTNGKAVTIVNPMTGAGGLTKKGAGTLTLSNSTLTYAGATVINEGTLALPSATFPDTASVTIASGGKISLGSGLEDQVGSLTINGVAMPDGVYGSSASGAPLANQSDVYFAGTGTLRVGAPTAAPRALVWEGFTTQQWVTGDAATGFLVDGVRTGFHLFDNVTFADGPDATQRTVALTGTLQPGSITVNNSAGNDYSLTGTGVIGGSTGVVKQGAGKLTLGGTGNTYSGAVNVNAGTVVMGSDTAFGLSSGITIAAGGQVDISGRGPGAIYTYTIAGTGPNATAAIVNGGAMRQGDAGIKNLILTADASIGNTGNRFDIGQGGTVTGNSHTLTKVGTNDMGFRGDASGSPINIVAAGGTIWAETSTGAYGGAGGTLRVKSGARAGTYGALGIATPVTIESGGMLHNQGGGAGTWSGAFSLAGEVAIDSTGGTIALSGAVSGTANVTKSGANNVTVTNPVWAGNTTVTAGPLTLATTGLSDTGRVTLNGATSTLSLTHGTADTVGTLFLDGVQQAAGTYVSTTNTQNIPGAIATAHIVGATGSLVVTTGPVVPPFDTWANARITNPAYANLKGRLDDPDGDGINNVTEFLFGSDPQAAGEPLVGMVQAGSVMVIYWNEHGTGEVYVLQETGTLAGNSWAASAVVPVVSGDQSGVPANYVRKEAMVPVDSGRKFLRVRASEN, translated from the coding sequence ATGAAATCCCAAGCATCCCCAACCGCCGCGCCCGTGCGACCGGGCGTCACGCCGCTCGCGGCGATCCTCGCGCTGATCGTGTCCCCCTCGGTCCAGGCAGCGAATATTTCCTGGAACGCGGGCACCGGCCTGGCCGGTTCCTTCACCACCGGCTCGAATTGGGTCGGGGGTGTGGTGCCGGGCGCGGCGGACGTGGCGAAGATCGACAACGGCGGCATCACCCTCGGTGCCAGCACCGTGACCATCGCCGCGGGGGACGTCATCGCCGTGACCACCGTGGACCTGTGCGCCACCAACGTGAACAACAACCGGCCGGTGATCAGCCAGTCCGGCGGCACGCTCACCACCGGCACGCTGTTGCTCGGCCACGCCGCCTATGGCGGCACAAAAAGCCCGGAGTACCAGCTTTCCGGCGGCACGCTGGGGATCACCACCGCGTGGTCCTTCGGCGATGGCACGGCGATCAAGTTCACCGCCACCGGCGGCACCGTGAACTACTCGGGCGGGGCCTTCATCTTCGGCAACAACGGCGTGAACCACCCGATCACGCTCTCGAACAACGCGGCGGTCAATTACACCTCGTCCTCCCAGATCACCTTCGGCGGTGGCACGGCGGCGGGCTCCGCCACGCTCTCGATGGCCGGCACCTCCAGCTTCACCGCGAACACGGTGGGCACCATCCTGATGGGCAACGACGGCACCCGCGGCAACTCGATCACGCTCGCGGACAGCGCCACCTTCAGCGCTTCGGCCGCCACCTTCGCCATGGGCCAGTGGAACAACGGCAGCGCCACCGTGCCCGCCACCGCCGCGGGCACCATCACGCTCGGAGGAACGTCGTACTTCAACGTCGGCAACCTCAAGACCGGCGGCAACAACGCGCTCAACCCGCAGTGGGGCGTGGTGAACCTCAACGGCGGCACGCTGGAGGCCAACACCGTGCAGATCGGATCCAGCAATGCCGGCGCGGACGCCACCCACAATGTGGTCAATGCCAACGGCGGCATCGTGAAGGCGAAGGTCGCCAGCACCAATTTCTTCAACGGCGTCTTCCTCAACCTGCTCGCGGGCGGTCTCACCTTCGACACCAACGGCAAGGCGGTCACCATCGTCAACCCGATGACTGGCGCGGGCGGCCTCACCAAGAAGGGCGCGGGCACGCTCACGCTTTCCAACAGCACGCTCACCTACGCCGGAGCCACGGTGATCAACGAGGGCACGCTTGCCCTGCCCAGCGCCACCTTCCCGGACACCGCCAGCGTGACCATCGCCAGCGGCGGCAAGATCTCGCTCGGCAGCGGCCTGGAGGACCAGGTGGGATCGCTCACGATCAACGGCGTGGCGATGCCGGATGGCGTTTACGGTTCCTCCGCCTCGGGCGCTCCGCTGGCGAACCAGAGCGACGTGTATTTCGCGGGCACCGGCACGCTGCGGGTGGGCGCGCCGACCGCCGCGCCGCGCGCGCTGGTGTGGGAGGGCTTCACCACCCAGCAGTGGGTCACCGGCGATGCGGCCACCGGCTTCCTCGTCGATGGCGTGCGCACCGGATTCCATCTTTTTGACAACGTGACCTTCGCCGATGGTCCGGACGCCACCCAGCGCACCGTCGCGCTGACCGGCACGCTCCAGCCCGGCAGCATCACGGTGAACAACAGCGCGGGCAACGACTACTCGCTCACCGGCACCGGCGTCATCGGCGGTTCCACCGGCGTGGTGAAGCAGGGCGCGGGCAAGCTCACCCTCGGCGGCACCGGCAACACCTACTCCGGTGCGGTCAACGTCAACGCGGGCACGGTGGTGATGGGCAGCGACACCGCCTTCGGCCTCAGCAGCGGCATCACCATCGCCGCGGGCGGGCAGGTGGACATCAGTGGCCGCGGCCCCGGCGCGATCTACACCTACACCATCGCGGGTACCGGACCGAACGCCACCGCCGCGATCGTGAACGGCGGCGCGATGCGGCAGGGCGACGCGGGCATCAAGAACCTGATCCTCACCGCCGATGCCTCGATCGGCAATACCGGCAACCGTTTCGACATCGGCCAGGGCGGCACCGTGACCGGGAACAGCCACACGCTCACCAAGGTGGGCACGAATGACATGGGCTTCCGCGGCGATGCCTCGGGATCGCCGATCAACATCGTCGCGGCGGGCGGCACGATCTGGGCGGAAACCTCGACGGGTGCCTACGGCGGCGCGGGCGGCACGCTGCGGGTGAAGTCCGGCGCGCGCGCGGGCACCTACGGCGCACTTGGTATCGCCACCCCGGTCACCATCGAGAGCGGCGGCATGCTGCACAACCAGGGCGGCGGCGCGGGCACCTGGAGCGGGGCGTTCTCGCTGGCGGGCGAGGTCGCGATCGATTCCACCGGCGGCACGATCGCCCTCAGCGGCGCGGTGTCCGGCACCGCGAATGTCACCAAGAGCGGCGCGAACAACGTCACCGTGACCAACCCGGTGTGGGCGGGCAACACCACCGTCACCGCCGGCCCGCTCACGCTCGCCACCACCGGCCTGAGCGACACCGGCCGTGTCACGCTCAATGGCGCGACCTCGACGCTGAGCCTCACGCACGGCACCGCGGACACCGTCGGCACGCTGTTCCTCGATGGCGTGCAGCAGGCGGCGGGCACCTACGTTTCCACCACCAATACCCAGAACATCCCGGGCGCGATCGCCACCGCGCACATCGTGGGTGCCACCGGCAGCCTGGTGGTGACCACCGGTCCGGTGGTGCCGCCGTTCGACACCTGGGCGAACGCCCGCATCACCAATCCTGCCTACGCGAACCTGAAGGGGCGCCTCGACGATCCGGACGGCGATGGCATCAACAATGTCACCGAGTTCCTCTTCGGCTCCGATCCGCAGGCCGCGGGCGAACCGCTGGTGGGCATGGTCCAGGCGGGCAGCGTGATGGTGATTTACTGGAACGAGCACGGCACCGGCGAGGTCTACGTCCTCCAGGAAACCGGCACCCTCGCGGGGAATTCGTGGGCCGCGAGCGCGGTGGTGCCGGTGGTGTCCGGAGACCAGAGCGGCGTGCCGGCCAATTACGTGCGGAAGGAGGCGATGGTGCCGGTCGACAGTGGCAGGAAGTTCCTCCGCGTCCGCGCTTCCGAGAACTGA